The proteins below are encoded in one region of Vibrio sp. ED004:
- the dptG gene encoding DNA phosphorothioation-dependent restriction protein DptG, whose protein sequence is MTMDNYTQPFNQSLPQTAEGVPNKNSLSSYLPIRTKGNDFDFDAVIGLVLRGLLRKKVEGYSYDEFVADCQSAFEEKLGEEEFWQVLKEMYFENKDIFTVSPELLLFRAQKGEFAAGDSRVASMYTNLLQNMRVEEFDAKLNFIEREMLSTLRGKMKSDSSLQASEKPYLPYLSKAFRDDLKFLSSRPKYLLSEIESFLSFYGFAYTAQLSLALTDWRSGQEPVAKPLYFIMDHERASNERTHIKNHGYKLFNESATRLFPMLTMLELLQPGVGDKNAIKVPLWEISKGIQESKSTHLKEQLENFARAFKSQRNLDTTLDESELALDWLGNIMKLASAQFSVGERFNINKKYVSEVEKYLASHFIQSRGRSGRVLVLNQDYIILLTNLVVGEKDKLRFHELITAFEQRGIFVDKQTEQELIKFYERIGNVERMSDSGDAVYVRKTI, encoded by the coding sequence ATGACAATGGATAATTACACCCAACCATTTAATCAATCGTTGCCACAAACTGCGGAAGGCGTGCCGAATAAAAACAGCCTAAGCAGCTACTTACCTATTCGAACCAAGGGCAATGACTTTGATTTTGATGCTGTCATCGGCTTGGTTTTGCGTGGGCTTCTGCGTAAAAAGGTAGAAGGCTATAGCTACGACGAGTTTGTAGCCGATTGCCAAAGTGCGTTTGAAGAAAAGCTTGGTGAAGAAGAGTTTTGGCAGGTACTAAAAGAGATGTATTTTGAAAACAAAGACATCTTTACTGTGAGCCCTGAACTCCTTCTGTTCCGTGCACAAAAAGGTGAATTTGCAGCGGGCGATTCACGTGTTGCTTCAATGTACACCAATTTACTTCAGAACATGCGTGTAGAAGAGTTTGATGCCAAATTAAACTTTATTGAACGTGAAATGCTTTCTACTCTTCGTGGAAAAATGAAGTCTGACTCGTCATTGCAAGCGAGTGAGAAACCGTATCTACCTTATCTTTCGAAAGCATTCCGTGACGACCTGAAATTCTTGTCAAGTCGTCCTAAGTATCTGCTTAGTGAAATAGAGTCGTTCCTGTCTTTTTATGGTTTCGCATACACTGCACAGTTGAGTCTAGCGCTAACAGATTGGCGTAGTGGTCAAGAACCAGTGGCTAAGCCTCTCTATTTCATTATGGATCATGAGCGTGCCAGTAATGAGCGTACTCATATTAAGAATCATGGCTATAAGCTGTTTAATGAGTCAGCTACTCGACTCTTCCCTATGCTGACGATGCTTGAGCTACTCCAGCCAGGTGTTGGCGATAAAAACGCGATAAAAGTACCCCTGTGGGAGATATCTAAGGGCATTCAAGAGTCGAAATCGACGCATCTAAAAGAACAACTAGAAAACTTTGCCAGAGCGTTTAAGTCGCAGCGTAATCTAGACACGACTCTAGATGAATCAGAACTGGCGCTCGACTGGCTCGGTAACATAATGAAGCTCGCATCCGCACAGTTTAGTGTCGGAGAACGTTTCAATATCAACAAGAAGTATGTGTCAGAAGTAGAGAAGTACTTAGCGTCTCACTTCATTCAAAGTCGAGGCCGCAGCGGTCGAGTATTAGTGCTCAACCAAGACTACATCATCTTATTGACCAACCTTGTTGTTGGAGAAAAGGACAAACTCCGTTTCCACGAACTAATCACAGCCTTTGAGCAACGTGGCATTTTCGTTGATAAACAAACAGAACAAGAACTAATTAAATTCTATGAGCGTATTGGTAACGTAGAGCGCATGAGTGATAGTGGAGACGCAGTTTATGTCCGTAAAACAATTTGA
- the dptF gene encoding DNA phosphorothioation-dependent restriction protein DptF, which yields MNLEKALSILSKSSPYAVSTEREQNQDLLADYKSHVYITTDIEVDFKKSLLSSKKNDIIFLCGSSGDGKSEILTQYSQKHKATHEFHLDATHSFNPNQTAINALDERFSQFKGNEKPLVVGINIGMLGNYAEEGAKQHDDIKASIKAFLENKTDDIPTNHIFLDFEQYPKFTLGHEVSTSDFAAKFLARLTEPTLDNPFYALYDSEVQKLGHSKLTANYALLGLESVQKNIISLLLKARLIKDQFLTARALLDFVYQILAGDDYLFDNLFSGSDNELLEHIQSFDPSNIHTRKIDEFVLQFGLGIEDGGFTQLKDQVKAQGVFDVLTAASYLRMVYLLKDEEQFANDYINELKADFDNSLVDQYANIWLLHREFDGSGKQKKELNKFYKDTLISAVHRYCNRNSPALDKDQFFVSEYNGFKTAAELEVKPDFSSIKTQAVSKIGSFNAHIRVDEHSLLPMPISINLLELLEKINQGYRPNKHDKNAVLLLDEVIEQIITVANEKNTLFILKNDKRYKIVNEDDEYFEVSGL from the coding sequence TTGAACTTAGAAAAAGCCCTCAGCATACTTTCTAAATCATCGCCCTACGCGGTAAGTACAGAAAGAGAGCAGAATCAAGATCTTCTGGCTGACTATAAGAGCCATGTGTACATCACTACCGACATCGAAGTCGACTTTAAAAAGTCGCTATTGTCCTCAAAGAAAAATGACATCATCTTCTTGTGTGGTAGTAGTGGTGACGGTAAGTCTGAGATCCTGACTCAATACAGCCAGAAGCACAAAGCGACACATGAGTTTCACCTTGATGCGACACACAGCTTTAATCCAAATCAAACCGCAATTAATGCGTTAGATGAGCGATTCTCACAGTTCAAAGGAAATGAAAAGCCACTTGTTGTTGGCATTAATATCGGAATGTTAGGCAACTATGCTGAGGAAGGTGCTAAGCAACATGACGATATTAAAGCTTCTATAAAAGCGTTCTTGGAAAACAAAACGGACGATATTCCAACGAACCACATTTTCTTAGATTTCGAGCAATACCCGAAATTTACGCTGGGCCATGAAGTTAGCACTTCTGACTTTGCAGCCAAGTTTCTAGCTCGTTTAACTGAGCCAACGCTAGATAACCCGTTTTACGCACTTTATGACAGTGAAGTTCAAAAGCTAGGTCACAGCAAGCTCACAGCAAACTATGCGTTGCTGGGGCTGGAATCTGTGCAGAAGAATATTATTTCTTTGCTACTGAAAGCTCGCTTAATCAAAGATCAGTTCCTAACGGCGCGAGCGCTATTGGACTTTGTGTACCAGATCTTAGCGGGCGATGACTACCTGTTCGACAACCTATTCTCTGGCTCAGATAACGAGCTGTTAGAGCATATCCAAAGCTTTGACCCAAGTAATATCCACACTCGTAAAATTGACGAGTTCGTTCTTCAGTTTGGTTTGGGAATTGAAGATGGAGGCTTTACACAACTTAAAGATCAGGTGAAAGCACAAGGTGTATTTGATGTGCTCACTGCTGCTTCATACTTGCGTATGGTTTATCTGTTGAAGGACGAAGAGCAATTTGCGAATGATTACATCAATGAGCTGAAAGCAGACTTTGATAATTCTTTGGTCGATCAATACGCAAACATCTGGCTGCTTCACCGTGAGTTTGATGGTTCAGGAAAGCAGAAGAAAGAGCTGAATAAGTTCTATAAAGACACTCTCATTTCAGCTGTGCATCGCTACTGTAACCGCAATTCGCCAGCACTTGATAAAGACCAGTTCTTTGTCTCTGAATACAACGGCTTTAAAACAGCGGCTGAACTTGAAGTGAAACCTGACTTTTCATCGATTAAAACGCAAGCAGTGAGCAAGATAGGTTCATTTAACGCTCATATTCGAGTCGACGAACATTCACTTCTGCCAATGCCGATAAGTATTAACTTGTTGGAGCTATTGGAAAAAATCAACCAAGGGTACCGTCCGAATAAGCATGACAAAAATGCCGTACTTCTCTTGGATGAAGTAATAGAGCAGATCATCACGGTAGCGAACGAAAAGAATACTCTGTTTATTCTGAAAAACGATAAGCGCTACAAGATCGTGAATGAAGATGATGAATATTTCGAAGTGAGTGGTTTATAA
- a CDS encoding WYL domain-containing protein, protein MVRRLLQAARERRRVDIEYVSMDNPEGRGRNIVPHTIVFDGFRWHVRAYCEERAMFLDFVLSRFRGEPELLNESDINIEDDEDWTTEEAIEIIPNPHLSPAQQHIVKVDYGMHDSPLTISCRRALIKYLLKRLDVCVDNKKLSSTPKKYHLALANSANIKRWLL, encoded by the coding sequence ATCGTTCGTAGACTTCTACAAGCAGCACGAGAAAGGCGGAGAGTTGATATTGAGTATGTTTCAATGGATAACCCTGAGGGGCGAGGTCGAAATATCGTTCCACACACCATCGTATTTGATGGGTTCCGTTGGCATGTAAGAGCATATTGTGAAGAAAGAGCAATGTTCTTAGATTTCGTGTTAAGCCGATTTAGAGGGGAGCCTGAACTGCTCAATGAATCAGATATTAACATCGAAGACGATGAAGATTGGACAACAGAAGAAGCAATTGAAATCATTCCAAATCCACATTTGTCACCTGCACAACAACACATTGTGAAAGTCGACTATGGAATGCATGATTCTCCACTCACAATTAGTTGCCGACGAGCACTGATTAAGTATTTGCTCAAACGCTTAGATGTTTGCGTGGATAATAAGAAACTATCTTCGACTCCTAAGAAATACCACCTAGCACTAGCGAACTCAGCAAACATCAAGCGCTGGCTTCTGTAA
- the folD gene encoding bifunctional methylenetetrahydrofolate dehydrogenase/methenyltetrahydrofolate cyclohydrolase FolD, which translates to MTAQNIDGKLISQTVRSEVAARVKARTEAGLRAPGLAVVLVGEDPASQVYVGSKRKACEEVGFVSKSYDLPATATEDELLTLVDQLNQDPEIDGILVQLPLPAGIDSTHVLERITPEKDVDGFHPYNVGRLAQRMPKLRSCTPKGIITLLDRYNIDLRGKHAVVVGASNIVGRPMTLELLLAGCTTTTCHRFTKDLEGHVRQADVVVVAVGKPNFIPGAWIKKGAVVVDVGINRLESGKLVGDVEYDVAKESASFITPVPGGVGPMTVASLIENTMIACEQFHSK; encoded by the coding sequence ATGACTGCTCAAAATATTGATGGAAAGCTAATTTCTCAAACGGTTCGCTCTGAAGTTGCTGCACGTGTAAAAGCTCGTACTGAAGCTGGATTACGCGCTCCGGGCCTAGCGGTTGTTTTAGTGGGTGAAGACCCTGCTTCTCAGGTTTACGTTGGAAGTAAGCGTAAAGCGTGTGAAGAAGTTGGCTTCGTATCTAAATCTTACGATTTGCCAGCCACTGCGACAGAAGATGAACTGTTAACATTAGTAGACCAACTGAACCAAGACCCAGAGATTGACGGTATTCTGGTTCAACTGCCTCTACCAGCAGGAATTGATAGCACTCACGTTCTTGAGCGCATCACGCCAGAGAAAGACGTTGATGGCTTCCACCCATACAATGTAGGCCGTTTGGCTCAGCGTATGCCTAAGCTTCGCTCTTGTACGCCAAAAGGTATCATCACGCTGCTTGACCGTTACAACATCGACTTACGTGGTAAGCACGCGGTTGTTGTTGGCGCATCAAACATCGTAGGCCGTCCAATGACCCTAGAATTGCTTCTAGCGGGTTGTACAACAACGACGTGTCACCGTTTCACCAAAGACCTTGAAGGCCACGTACGTCAAGCAGACGTTGTTGTGGTTGCTGTTGGTAAGCCTAACTTCATTCCGGGTGCTTGGATTAAGAAAGGTGCCGTTGTGGTCGATGTTGGTATCAACCGTTTAGAATCTGGCAAGTTAGTGGGCGACGTTGAATACGACGTAGCGAAAGAGAGCGCAAGCTTCATCACGCCAGTACCAGGTGGTGTTGGTCCAATGACGGTGGCGAGCCTAATCGAAAACACCATGATCGCTTGTGAGCAATTTCACTCTAAGTAA
- a CDS encoding sodium:proton antiporter — protein sequence MDLSITSSLALIGLLSLACQLLGWRLRLPAILPLLIVGLLLGPGLNVLNPDVIFGDVLFPLISLGVAIILFEGALTLNFKEIRGHGRMVTHLVSFGMLITWACIVVGAYYFVNFSWPLAALFGALVVVTGPTVIVPMLRSIQPKSSLGSILRWEGIVIDPIGALFAVLVYEYIVSSADPTGHVLSALGLTLAIGLGLGIIGGHLIAKMLQGHWVPHYLRNVAVLTLMLAAFSFSNDLSEESGLLTVTIMGIWLANVKGLDIEDIIEFKETLTVLLISALFILLASRLDSGAFLSIGWGGIGLLAVVMLVARPLSVWISGIGTDLNSADKWFLSWMAPRGIVAAAVSSLFAIKLQEKQLIEGADLLVPMVFLVIIGTVVIQSLTASWWARRLGVTQEKAQGVIFFGATHFARQFAKVLATHNINSVLADTNWESIRLARMDNLNVYFGNPASSHAENNLELDGIGRAMIVSPYRQTNPLVSMHYQDEFGANKVFELESSETKHERHQVSRDGNRSLFSEGITYSKLNSLMAQGSQIKSTGLTEAFDLNEFNTLYPKAILLGVITNGDFRLITQGSELEKLISTECEIISLLPPSDQTEKVETPDK from the coding sequence ATGGATTTGTCGATTACTTCTTCTTTGGCGTTAATTGGACTCTTGTCTTTAGCTTGTCAGCTGCTCGGCTGGCGTTTGCGTCTTCCCGCGATTCTCCCTCTTCTCATTGTTGGCCTGCTGTTAGGTCCCGGTTTAAATGTCCTTAATCCCGATGTTATTTTCGGTGATGTTCTATTCCCGCTGATTTCATTAGGTGTCGCCATCATTCTGTTTGAAGGCGCATTGACTCTGAACTTTAAGGAAATTAGAGGCCACGGTCGAATGGTGACTCACCTCGTGAGTTTCGGCATGTTGATTACATGGGCGTGCATTGTTGTTGGTGCTTACTACTTTGTTAACTTTAGTTGGCCATTAGCGGCGCTATTCGGTGCCTTGGTGGTGGTGACTGGACCGACAGTGATTGTCCCTATGCTTCGCAGTATTCAGCCTAAGTCTTCTCTAGGCAGTATCTTGCGATGGGAGGGGATAGTGATTGATCCCATTGGCGCTCTTTTTGCTGTTCTGGTTTATGAATACATAGTCTCTTCTGCCGACCCTACAGGGCATGTACTTTCAGCTCTGGGGCTAACCTTAGCCATTGGTTTAGGCTTAGGGATCATCGGTGGCCATTTGATTGCCAAGATGCTGCAAGGGCACTGGGTGCCTCACTATTTACGTAATGTGGCGGTGCTGACGCTAATGTTGGCGGCATTCTCTTTTTCTAATGACTTGAGTGAAGAGTCGGGTTTGCTAACCGTGACCATCATGGGGATCTGGCTTGCCAATGTGAAGGGCTTGGATATCGAAGACATCATCGAATTCAAAGAAACCCTGACCGTGTTACTCATTTCTGCGTTGTTTATTCTGTTAGCCAGTCGACTCGATTCGGGGGCTTTCCTTTCGATAGGTTGGGGCGGTATTGGGTTGCTAGCGGTGGTTATGTTGGTGGCTCGCCCGTTAAGCGTGTGGATCAGCGGGATCGGTACGGATCTTAATTCGGCGGATAAATGGTTTTTGAGTTGGATGGCACCTCGCGGGATCGTAGCTGCCGCGGTTTCTTCTCTGTTTGCGATAAAACTGCAAGAGAAGCAATTGATTGAAGGCGCTGATCTGCTCGTGCCCATGGTGTTCTTAGTCATTATCGGCACGGTTGTTATTCAGAGTTTAACCGCAAGCTGGTGGGCGAGAAGGTTAGGTGTGACTCAAGAGAAAGCACAAGGGGTTATCTTCTTTGGCGCAACTCACTTCGCAAGACAGTTTGCCAAGGTGCTAGCGACTCACAACATCAATAGTGTGCTTGCCGATACTAACTGGGAGAGTATTCGTTTGGCGAGGATGGATAATTTGAATGTCTACTTTGGTAACCCCGCTTCAAGCCACGCGGAAAATAATCTGGAATTGGACGGGATAGGGCGTGCGATGATCGTCTCGCCTTATCGTCAAACCAACCCACTAGTCAGCATGCACTACCAAGATGAGTTTGGCGCAAATAAGGTGTTTGAGCTTGAATCGTCAGAGACTAAGCATGAAAGGCATCAAGTGAGCCGCGATGGTAATCGAAGTTTGTTTTCGGAAGGGATTACCTACTCCAAGCTCAACTCGTTAATGGCTCAAGGCAGTCAAATTAAGAGCACAGGTTTAACCGAGGCATTTGATCTGAATGAGTTTAATACTCTGTACCCGAAAGCGATTCTACTGGGTGTGATTACTAACGGTGACTTTCGCTTAATTACACAAGGTTCTGAACTGGAAAAACTGATATCAACGGAATGCGAGATTATCAGTTTGTTGCCACCATCAGACCAGACAGAAAAAGTTGAGACTCCAGACAAATAG
- a CDS encoding NupC/NupG family nucleoside CNT transporter: MASLLGIITILVAAWLLSTDRKKIPLRTVSLAFLLQISFALLVLYVPMGKEALNAATGAVSSLINYGQEGINFLFGGLTNNGFVFAINVLGIIIFFSALISGLYHIGFMPKVINLIGGALQKFLGTGRAESLSATANIFVGMIEAPLVVKPYLKHMTDSQLFAVMVCGLASVAGGTLVGYASLGVDLNYLIAAAFMSAPAGLLMAKILVPGSADDAQENIESDVEIPRATNVVEAMADGAMSGLRIAVAVGATLLAFISVIAMLNGLLGIVGGWFGVNLSFELILGYVFAPVAWLIGVPWSEAVVAGSLIGNKIVVNEFVAFIQLMDAKEALSEHSQAIVTFALCGFANISTMAILIGGLGSLVPERRSFISQYGFKAICAGVFANLMSAAIAGVVLSL; this comes from the coding sequence ATGGCTTCGCTACTTGGAATTATCACTATTTTAGTTGCCGCTTGGTTACTATCTACGGACAGAAAAAAAATTCCACTAAGAACAGTCTCTTTGGCTTTCTTATTACAAATCTCATTCGCGCTGTTGGTTCTATATGTACCAATGGGTAAAGAAGCGTTGAATGCAGCCACAGGTGCGGTATCTAGCTTGATCAACTACGGTCAAGAAGGGATTAACTTCCTATTTGGTGGCCTTACGAATAACGGTTTCGTTTTCGCGATTAACGTTCTGGGCATCATTATCTTTTTCTCTGCACTGATCTCTGGTTTGTACCACATCGGCTTTATGCCAAAGGTGATCAACCTTATCGGTGGCGCGCTGCAGAAGTTCTTGGGCACAGGCCGTGCAGAATCATTGTCTGCAACAGCGAACATCTTCGTTGGCATGATTGAAGCACCATTGGTGGTTAAACCTTACTTGAAGCACATGACGGATTCGCAACTGTTCGCTGTGATGGTGTGTGGTTTGGCTTCTGTTGCTGGTGGTACGCTAGTGGGTTATGCATCGCTAGGTGTTGACCTGAACTACTTGATCGCTGCGGCATTCATGTCTGCACCTGCTGGTCTATTAATGGCTAAGATCTTAGTACCAGGTAGCGCAGATGACGCTCAAGAAAATATTGAGTCTGATGTTGAGATTCCACGAGCAACAAACGTAGTTGAGGCAATGGCAGATGGGGCTATGTCTGGACTTCGTATTGCTGTTGCGGTGGGTGCGACACTTCTAGCCTTTATCAGTGTGATTGCAATGCTGAATGGCTTATTAGGTATTGTTGGTGGCTGGTTTGGCGTAAACCTAAGCTTCGAACTTATCCTAGGTTATGTGTTCGCACCCGTTGCATGGCTGATCGGTGTGCCATGGTCTGAGGCTGTGGTTGCAGGCTCACTGATCGGTAACAAGATTGTCGTGAACGAGTTTGTGGCTTTCATCCAGCTAATGGATGCTAAAGAAGCGCTAAGTGAACACTCACAAGCGATCGTGACTTTTGCTCTATGTGGTTTTGCTAACATCTCAACAATGGCGATTCTAATTGGTGGCTTGGGCAGCTTGGTACCAGAGCGTCGTTCTTTCATCTCACAATACGGCTTTAAAGCAATTTGTGCAGGTGTGTTTGCTAACCTAATGAGTGCAGCGATTGCTGGTGTGGTGCTTTCTCTGTAG
- a CDS encoding LysR family transcriptional regulator, giving the protein MVIFHALIKHEGFTSAAKSLNVSVSHISKQIALLEDSIGIKLVQRTTRSLTLTEAGEVFYQHCEQLFNTVKAAQMDMDSQRDDISGILRVGLSQSFGTLHIIPAIDQLRQLYPQLRIEVHLFDHKVDMIEERLDLWITNNEDLPEGYIAQRLADSQFVVAASPDYLIKAGTPHVPYDLIDHNCLIYRSRERDYTSWAFDNGQENLSVKVAGDYSVDLAEAVRDAAVSGWGVAYLATYLVKEEFRTGKLIQVLPEWRASQLMPFYAVYPSRKNMPKKLSAVIEFIKDHIGSPTYWDENLKTCVELHR; this is encoded by the coding sequence ATGGTGATATTCCATGCGTTGATCAAGCATGAAGGCTTTACCAGTGCTGCAAAAAGCTTGAACGTCTCGGTGTCTCATATCAGTAAGCAAATTGCTTTGCTTGAAGACTCAATCGGCATCAAGTTGGTACAACGAACCACACGTAGCCTAACGTTGACCGAAGCCGGAGAGGTGTTCTATCAACACTGTGAACAGCTGTTCAACACGGTAAAAGCGGCTCAAATGGATATGGACAGCCAGCGGGATGACATCTCTGGAATATTGCGTGTTGGGTTGTCGCAGTCATTTGGTACTTTGCACATCATCCCTGCGATTGATCAGCTCAGACAGCTTTATCCTCAGTTGAGAATCGAAGTCCACTTGTTCGACCACAAGGTGGATATGATTGAAGAGCGATTGGATCTCTGGATTACCAATAACGAAGATTTGCCCGAAGGTTATATTGCGCAGCGATTGGCAGACAGTCAGTTTGTGGTGGCTGCATCACCGGACTATTTGATTAAGGCCGGGACTCCACATGTGCCTTATGATCTGATTGACCATAACTGCCTTATCTATCGCAGCCGTGAACGAGATTACACCTCGTGGGCGTTTGATAATGGCCAAGAGAATCTGAGCGTTAAGGTAGCGGGTGATTACTCGGTGGATCTAGCTGAGGCCGTGCGAGACGCAGCCGTATCAGGGTGGGGCGTTGCTTACTTAGCAACTTACTTAGTCAAAGAAGAGTTTAGAACGGGCAAATTAATCCAAGTTTTACCGGAATGGCGAGCTAGCCAATTAATGCCATTTTATGCTGTGTATCCGAGTCGAAAGAACATGCCGAAGAAGCTTTCTGCGGTGATTGAGTTCATCAAAGATCATATCGGATCGCCGACATACTGGGATGAAAACCTGAAAACTTGCGTTGAACTGCATCGTTAA
- a CDS encoding lytic murein transglycosylase, which yields MSKFSKTILAVSALLLGNSLTISSVHAEELSFEQYVEKLKQQGREEGVSEAIIDEAFDGVTFKPRAVKADKNQPEKKLTLDEYIPRAVPDWKVKQARSLYKKHYTALKRIGDEYGVQPRFIVALWGVESNFGKFTGNYSVIDALTTMAYEGRRKAFFRSEAMAALKILDQGHIAPKKMKGSWAGAMGQPQFMPSSFLAFAADGNGDGKKDIWGTEEDVFASAANYLSQSGWDDKYTWGRQVHVPSTVSIDLQGRTEDKAKYLKEWSELGIKRYDDRPLPTLDEDIKAWLIMPDDEAGRSYLIYNNYNVLMKWNRSYYFALAVSHLADRIKFD from the coding sequence TTGAGTAAATTTTCGAAAACCATATTGGCTGTGTCAGCGTTACTTTTGGGTAATAGCCTGACCATTAGCTCAGTACACGCTGAAGAATTGAGCTTCGAACAATATGTAGAAAAACTAAAGCAACAAGGCCGTGAAGAAGGCGTTTCTGAAGCGATCATTGATGAAGCCTTTGATGGTGTAACGTTTAAACCAAGAGCGGTGAAAGCCGACAAAAACCAACCTGAGAAAAAGCTGACTCTGGATGAATACATTCCACGAGCGGTACCAGATTGGAAAGTGAAGCAAGCTCGCTCTCTCTACAAGAAGCATTACACAGCACTAAAGCGTATTGGTGATGAATATGGTGTTCAACCAAGATTCATTGTCGCGCTATGGGGCGTTGAAAGTAACTTTGGTAAATTCACCGGCAACTACAGTGTTATCGATGCGCTAACGACTATGGCTTACGAAGGACGCAGAAAAGCGTTTTTCCGTAGCGAAGCAATGGCGGCGTTGAAGATCCTTGATCAAGGCCATATTGCACCAAAAAAGATGAAAGGCTCTTGGGCTGGTGCTATGGGTCAACCTCAGTTTATGCCAAGCTCATTCTTAGCGTTTGCCGCTGATGGTAATGGCGACGGTAAGAAAGACATTTGGGGCACTGAAGAAGATGTGTTTGCTTCGGCAGCCAATTACCTTAGCCAATCAGGTTGGGATGATAAGTACACTTGGGGCCGTCAGGTTCATGTACCGTCAACCGTGTCTATTGATTTGCAAGGCCGAACCGAAGACAAAGCGAAGTACCTAAAAGAGTGGTCTGAACTTGGTATTAAGCGCTATGACGATCGCCCACTACCAACACTTGATGAAGACATTAAAGCTTGGTTGATTATGCCGGATGACGAAGCGGGTCGTTCGTACCTCATTTACAACAACTACAATGTGTTAATGAAGTGGAATCGTTCTTACTACTTTGCTTTGGCAGTCAGCCACCTAGCAGACAGAATTAAGTTTGATTAA
- a CDS encoding YcgL domain-containing protein, with product MLCSIYKSSKKEGTYLYIPKKDDFSQVPDALMQMFGKPSFVMVIKMDGRKLAQVNIEKVKESLNTDGFFLQVPPPPVNELELHKERKAQQKSQDEE from the coding sequence ATGCTGTGTTCTATATATAAAAGCTCAAAGAAAGAAGGAACATACCTTTATATCCCTAAGAAGGATGATTTTTCACAAGTTCCTGACGCATTGATGCAAATGTTTGGTAAACCTAGTTTTGTAATGGTAATTAAAATGGATGGCCGTAAACTGGCTCAAGTGAACATCGAAAAAGTGAAAGAATCACTGAATACCGATGGTTTCTTTTTGCAGGTTCCGCCACCACCAGTTAACGAACTTGAGCTTCATAAAGAGCGTAAAGCTCAACAGAAATCTCAAGACGAAGAGTGA
- the minC gene encoding septum site-determining protein MinC — MSSNPDLKGSSFTLSVLHLSDDQVENAVSFLQEKVDQAPTFFAAAPVVINISKVAGDIDFVQLKNGISQAGMIPVGVAGCSDKRMQNLAKEAGFAVMTASKSPSQAPAKMAPIKVVRTPIRSGQQVYAKDGDLLILSHVSAGAEVIADGSIHIHGTLRGRAIAGASGQTEAKIICNDLQAELVSIAGNYWLSDQIESEYWQKKTMFSMANDVLHVDVLAI, encoded by the coding sequence ATGTCTAGTAACCCAGATCTAAAAGGTAGCAGCTTTACGCTATCTGTTTTGCACTTATCCGATGATCAAGTCGAAAATGCAGTGTCTTTTCTTCAAGAGAAGGTAGACCAAGCACCCACGTTTTTCGCTGCTGCGCCTGTTGTTATCAACATCAGCAAAGTTGCAGGCGATATCGACTTTGTGCAACTGAAAAATGGTATATCTCAAGCGGGTATGATCCCGGTTGGCGTGGCTGGCTGTTCTGATAAGCGTATGCAAAATCTAGCGAAAGAAGCGGGCTTTGCAGTCATGACGGCAAGTAAATCTCCGTCGCAAGCACCCGCTAAGATGGCACCAATTAAAGTGGTTCGAACCCCAATTCGTTCTGGTCAGCAGGTTTACGCGAAAGATGGCGATCTATTGATCCTTAGCCATGTGAGTGCAGGCGCGGAAGTGATTGCCGATGGTAGCATCCATATTCATGGCACATTACGCGGCCGCGCGATTGCAGGTGCAAGTGGTCAAACTGAAGCAAAAATAATTTGTAATGATTTACAAGCCGAGCTGGTTTCTATTGCAGGAAATTACTGGCTCAGCGATCAAATTGAAAGCGAGTACTGGCAGAAGAAAACCATGTTCAGTATGGCAAACGATGTATTACACGTTGACGTCCTCGCAATATAA